The nucleotide sequence TTGCTGCATGCGAACGGCCTGCAAATTCTGGGGAGGGTTCAGGAAGAGCTGGAAGTTTACGATCGTTTGATCGAAGAGTACCCCGATGACGTGACCGTCGTTCATAAACGGATCATGTGTCTGTCAAACGCGGGTCAGCTTGAGAGAGCCGCTTCCGAGTGCCAGCGTCGACTGGAACGTCACCCCGAAGACGCCGACGCCTTTGTCCTGCTGGCGAACCTGCAGCTGGATATGAATCACGCCGAGGAAAGTCTTAAACAGATCAACTCGGCGCTGGCGATTCAGAAGTCGGCCCATTTCTGGTGCGTCCGTGCGAATATCCTCAGTACGCTGGGGCGGACCAGTGAGGCGCTCAGCTCGGTAAATGTGGCACTGATGTCGGACTTTGATTGTTCTCAGGCGTATTTGTTGCGGGCTAAGTTCCACCTTCAGGCGGGACGAACGGAACAGGCCCTGAAAGACCTGAATGACTATGAACGCTGTGTCGGCTTGTCGCTGGATTCCATCCAGATGAAGGCTGAGGCACTGGCACAACTCAAAAGGATTGGGGAAGCAGAACAGGTCTTTCGATCGGCGCTGGATTACGCCCCCGAGAACGTCATTCTGCGTATGCAGTGGGCAGAGTTCCTCGGCCAGAACGGGAAGCTAGAGTCCGCGCGGCAGGAATGCGATCAGATTCTGAATTCCTCTGACCGATTCGGAGCTGCGTTCTCACTGCGCGCGGCAGTCCTGCTGGAGTTGGGGCATTTTGAAGAGTCGATTCATGACGCCGATAAAGCAATTGAACTCATGGAAAACTCACCGAAGTCCTACATGATCAGGGGCCTTGCCAAGGCCTCACTGGGACGAGTCGACGAGGGGCTGGACGATCTGGATACCTGCCTTACTCAGGACCCTCGCTACTCGATCGGTCGCCTGCACCGTGGACGCTTACGTGTGGGGCGGGACGAATGTGAGTCCGCAATCGACGACTTTACGGACGCTTTAGAAACGGCTCCAGATTGGGTTGAGGCGCTTCTGGAACGGGGCTACGCATTGCTCAAACTTGAGGAGCACGAACGAGCCCGAGAGGACTTTGACCGTGTGATCGAACTGGCGCCCGAGCGTGCGGACGGATATACCGGCCGGGGTATTACCTATCTGATCGAAGGGAAGAAGGCCGCTGCCGCCAGCGACCTCGATCAGGCAATCGAACTCGACCCCAGTAATCTCAATTGCCGGCTGAATCGGGCCAAGTTGCTACTCGATTTGACCGAAATGGATCTTGCCAAGGAAGACCTGAATGAGATCCTCGCCGCCGAACCTGAGAACGGTGCGGCGCTCTGGCAGCGGGCTTACATCAATCTGTATCAGGGTCAGTTCGCAGAGGCACAGCAGGACTTCGATCGCGTCATTGAGCTGAACCCGAACTTGTCGCAATCGCTCATCGGACGAAGCGTCGCGTTTGAGTTTGCCGGTGACGTCGAGAGAGCCGAGGCGGATCGCGAAGAAGCGCGGCGACTGGAACCGTTCTCGACTGATCAACTGAACACAGATCAGATCCTGCTCACCGCCAGTGTGGCGGCGATGAACGAACAGTTTGAAAAAGCGATAGAACTGGCCACCAAAGTCATCGAGGAACACGCAGACCCTCCGGCAGAAGCGTACCGAACGCGGGGTCACTCGCGGTGGTACATCGAGAACTTCGTGGATGCACTCGATGACTACGCTCACATCATCGAGAACACCGATGACGCAACGCGGCACGATTATAGTGCCTACGGTCAAATCCTGTGTGAGTTGGGTGAGTATCAGGACGGCCTCGTTTCCGTGGAACACTCCATCGAAATTGCCCGGGAAGAGGATGATCGAGTAGGTCTGGCTTATTCAGTCAACGGACAGGGCAGGGCACTCGCCGGCATGGGGCTTTATGACCAGGCAGAATGCTCATTTGCAGAATCCTATTCACTCAAGCCTGACAATCCCTGGCTGCATTTCTACCGGGGACTGATGTACGTTGAGCGGGATGACACGAAAAAGGCGTTCGCCTGCTTCGAACAGGCTCTGTCCGCAAACTCTCCGAAGCTTCCACCGGCGAAACGACGTCGCGCCTTGGGGTATGTGGAAACAATACGGAAGAAACGAGTTGAAGAGCTATCGTAATAACGATGCGACCGTAGGCTCACATCGAGCCTACGGTCGTAAGTTGTCGATGGTTGAGTTTGAAGGACTGACAAGTTGGCGAAGGTCATAGGGCGGAGGCGGAGTACCCAATAATTACGGGAACAGCTTCCTGGCGACTTCAGCGACGTGCCGACCCTGGAAAGTTGCCATGGCGAGTTCTTTGCTACTTGGTTGGCGTGAGCCGTCTGCACCTGCGATCGTCGCGGCGCCCCAGGGAGATCCCCCTTTCAGTTCGCTGATGTCCGCGAGTTCCGGACATGAGTAAGGTAGCCCAACATAGATCATACCGTGATGCATGAGTGTGGGGATAAAGCTGATGATCGTGCTTTCGTTCCCGCCGCCCGTTCCAGTACTGGTGAAGACACTGGCAACTTTTCCGACCAGCCCCCCTTTCACCCACAGTCCCCCCGTCTGGTCAAGAAAGAGACGCATCTGTCCTGCCATGTTCCCGAAGCGGGTCGGGGTCCCGAAAATGATGGCGTCGTATTCGCTCAGTTCCTTGGGATCAGCGACGGGAGCAGCCTGATCCAGTTTAGCCCCCGCGCGCTGAGACGCTTCCGAGGACATCGTTTCAGGAACTCGCTTGAGAGTCACTTCGACACCGTCGACGGATTTTGCTCCTTCAACAATCGCCTGCGAGAGCGTTTCGATATGCCCATACATCGAGTAGTAGAGCACCAACAGCTTTGTCATCCTGATTCTCCAATTTTATGAAAGGGTATCCAGTTCCGAGATATCGCAGACAGACGCAATGGGGTGCAGACGGGTTTGCATTGTCGAGTAAAGTGAGCAATGTCGGTATCAAATTAATTCGCGGATGGGATCGCGGCGATCCACCAGGAATTGCGGACGGCCACTGTTGTCGGGGATTGTTGTGGTATTCACGTCAATCCCTAACTGATGGTAGAGAGTCGCGAAGACATCCTGGTAATGGACAGGTCGGTCTTGCGGTACTTCACCGAGCCGGTTTGTCGATCCGATCACCTGGCCCATTCGCATTCCTCCTCCGGCGAGCAGGGCGCATGACGCTTGAGGCCAGTGGTCCCGACCACCGGAGGAATTGATGCGTGGAGTCCGTCCGAATTCACCCCACGCGATGACACTGACATCTTCGTTGAGACCTCGAGCATGCAGGTCTTCGACAAGTGCCGTAATTCCCTGATCGAATTGAGCTAACTGGGTTGGCAACCGTTCAAAGTTGCCGCCGTGACGATCCCAACTTCCGAAAGAAAGCGTAACGCAACGGACTCCAGCTTCGACCAACCTCCGGGCCATCAAGAACTGGTCCATCCAGTGCGGCCCCGCGTCTTCACCAAAAGCAGGGCTGGCGCTGCCGCGACCATAGCGATCCCGCAGTGCAGAGTCTTCCTTTTCCAGATCCAAAGCCTCGACCAGCTTGCTGGAGGTCAGGACATCAAACGCCTTTTGCGTCAGATATTCGTTGTCTTTGAAGGAGGAAACCTGATCAACCTGGTTACGAAAGATGTCAAAACTCTGGAGCAGTGATTTGCGATTCCGCAATTGGTCGAGCGTCACGCCA is from Schlesneria sp. DSM 10557 and encodes:
- a CDS encoding tetratricopeptide repeat protein; this encodes MWRSRKGHEPTAPQLSLLEYFTRVPTYQKLFAAFPAITVTAGPVRDISLIPDPGEDLRFLSNLQQRTSVSYLMTAEEVSRSGIPHSLLFSYSEIVSDLIQREVGDVRDNQAILSQVAAVLLPGRTWQFDVQVLASNARQRTDSVAQKLRRKLEQIPTWPVAYPIVFVVRRSFGRASRNLQDLVIHPFEDWSRRVVLPDVTSFCEMALKVYEVEEVKDLIEFRLEDCQALIECSPKSVKLKLLHANGLQILGRVQEELEVYDRLIEEYPDDVTVVHKRIMCLSNAGQLERAASECQRRLERHPEDADAFVLLANLQLDMNHAEESLKQINSALAIQKSAHFWCVRANILSTLGRTSEALSSVNVALMSDFDCSQAYLLRAKFHLQAGRTEQALKDLNDYERCVGLSLDSIQMKAEALAQLKRIGEAEQVFRSALDYAPENVILRMQWAEFLGQNGKLESARQECDQILNSSDRFGAAFSLRAAVLLELGHFEESIHDADKAIELMENSPKSYMIRGLAKASLGRVDEGLDDLDTCLTQDPRYSIGRLHRGRLRVGRDECESAIDDFTDALETAPDWVEALLERGYALLKLEEHERAREDFDRVIELAPERADGYTGRGITYLIEGKKAAAASDLDQAIELDPSNLNCRLNRAKLLLDLTEMDLAKEDLNEILAAEPENGAALWQRAYINLYQGQFAEAQQDFDRVIELNPNLSQSLIGRSVAFEFAGDVERAEADREEARRLEPFSTDQLNTDQILLTASVAAMNEQFEKAIELATKVIEEHADPPAEAYRTRGHSRWYIENFVDALDDYAHIIENTDDATRHDYSAYGQILCELGEYQDGLVSVEHSIEIAREEDDRVGLAYSVNGQGRALAGMGLYDQAECSFAESYSLKPDNPWLHFYRGLMYVERDDTKKAFACFEQALSANSPKLPPAKRRRALGYVETIRKKRVEELS
- the wrbA gene encoding NAD(P)H:quinone oxidoreductase, giving the protein MTKLLVLYYSMYGHIETLSQAIVEGAKSVDGVEVTLKRVPETMSSEASQRAGAKLDQAAPVADPKELSEYDAIIFGTPTRFGNMAGQMRLFLDQTGGLWVKGGLVGKVASVFTSTGTGGGNESTIISFIPTLMHHGMIYVGLPYSCPELADISELKGGSPWGAATIAGADGSRQPSSKELAMATFQGRHVAEVARKLFP
- a CDS encoding DUF1501 domain-containing protein, whose protein sequence is MLHIMGQSPSRFCDGHTRRQFLKIGGLALGGLSLPQILKAEEASAATRGKKLPHKAIIMIYLSGGPSHQDMYDLKMDAPVEIRGSFRPIQTNVPGIEICEHMPRLAQMMDKFAIIRSLYGSPDQHASDMCLSGYPIGPKGRQDDHPSLGSALSRILGPVDPAVPPFTGLTIKTGHVPYSNPGEPGFLGMAHAAFQPNGEGMANMRLNGVTLDQLRNRKSLLQSFDIFRNQVDQVSSFKDNEYLTQKAFDVLTSSKLVEALDLEKEDSALRDRYGRGSASPAFGEDAGPHWMDQFLMARRLVEAGVRCVTLSFGSWDRHGGNFERLPTQLAQFDQGITALVEDLHARGLNEDVSVIAWGEFGRTPRINSSGGRDHWPQASCALLAGGGMRMGQVIGSTNRLGEVPQDRPVHYQDVFATLYHQLGIDVNTTTIPDNSGRPQFLVDRRDPIRELI